The Amycolatopsis sp. DG1A-15b genome window below encodes:
- a CDS encoding beta-L-arabinofuranosidase domain-containing protein, producing the protein MREPTFDRRLLLKAVGALSASAALAPAFAGTAAAAARPDIGVSVFPFPLGAVRLQSGPFLDNMNRQLAYFRFVDADRLLHTFRTNAGLASSAQPCGGWESPSTELRGHSTGHLLSGLAQAYANTGDTAYRTKGDYLVNALAACQAASPGRGFHAGYLSAFPENFFDRLEAGQSVWAPYYTLHKIMAGLLDQYLLAGNQQALDVLLRKAAWTKARTDPLSVTQMQAALRTEFGGMPEVLTNLYQVTGDPGHLATAQRFDHAQILDPLAANQDRLAGFHANTQIPKILGAIREYHATGTTRYRDIAVNFWRIVLDHHSYVIGGNSNGEYFQTPDAIASQLSDTTCEVCNTYNMLKLTRQLFFTNPAPEYMDYYELALFNQILGEQDPNSSHGFVTYYTPLRAGGIKTYANDYDDFTCDHGTGMESQTKFADSVYFFAGETLYVNLFIASVLTWPGRGITVRQDTTFPASSGTKLTIGGSGHIALKIRIPQWTSGAVVKVNGVAQGSPAPGAYFTIDRTWAPGDVVDVSVPASLTFPRANDDAGVGAAKYGPIVLAGQYGSTNLGALPTLQTGTVKQDPANPLRFTGTASTGAVTLLPFYATHHQRYTVYWRLTGTPPAGTSYEAEAGTLGGQAAVRSSSGASGGALVGYVGGGSANYLQFNGVNSTAGAHPVTIFYASGEARSLTVSVNGGAAVSVATPGTGGWDTVGSVQVTLTLAAGANTIRLGNSSGWAPDIDRIVVG; encoded by the coding sequence ATGCGCGAACCCACGTTCGACCGCCGCCTGCTGCTCAAGGCCGTGGGCGCCCTTTCCGCGAGCGCGGCGCTGGCCCCGGCGTTCGCCGGCACCGCCGCGGCCGCGGCCCGTCCCGACATCGGTGTCTCGGTGTTCCCGTTCCCGCTCGGCGCGGTGCGGCTGCAGTCCGGCCCGTTCCTCGACAACATGAACCGGCAGCTGGCGTACTTCCGGTTCGTCGACGCCGACCGCCTGCTGCACACGTTCCGCACCAACGCCGGGCTCGCCAGCTCGGCCCAGCCCTGCGGCGGCTGGGAAAGCCCCAGCACGGAACTGCGCGGACATTCGACCGGCCACCTGCTGTCCGGGCTGGCCCAGGCGTACGCCAACACCGGCGACACCGCGTACCGGACCAAGGGCGACTACCTCGTCAACGCCCTTGCCGCGTGCCAGGCCGCGTCACCGGGACGCGGCTTCCACGCCGGCTACCTCTCGGCGTTCCCGGAGAACTTCTTCGACCGGCTGGAGGCCGGCCAGTCGGTCTGGGCGCCCTACTACACGCTGCACAAGATCATGGCCGGGTTGCTCGACCAGTACCTGCTGGCCGGCAACCAGCAAGCCCTCGACGTGCTGCTGCGCAAGGCGGCCTGGACGAAGGCCCGCACCGATCCGCTGTCGGTCACGCAGATGCAGGCGGCGCTGCGCACGGAGTTCGGTGGCATGCCCGAGGTCCTGACGAACCTGTACCAGGTCACCGGCGATCCTGGTCATCTCGCCACGGCGCAGCGGTTCGACCACGCCCAGATCCTCGACCCGCTGGCCGCGAACCAGGACCGGCTCGCCGGGTTCCACGCCAACACCCAGATCCCCAAGATCCTCGGCGCGATCCGCGAGTACCACGCGACCGGGACGACCCGCTACCGCGACATCGCGGTCAACTTCTGGCGGATCGTGCTCGACCACCACTCGTACGTGATCGGCGGCAATTCGAACGGCGAGTACTTCCAGACGCCGGACGCGATCGCGAGCCAGCTGTCGGACACCACGTGCGAGGTCTGCAACACCTACAACATGCTGAAACTGACCCGGCAGCTGTTCTTCACCAACCCGGCGCCCGAGTACATGGACTACTACGAGCTGGCGCTGTTCAACCAGATCCTCGGCGAGCAGGATCCGAACTCGAGCCACGGGTTCGTCACCTACTACACGCCGTTGCGCGCCGGCGGGATCAAGACCTACGCCAACGACTACGACGACTTCACCTGCGACCACGGCACCGGCATGGAGTCGCAGACGAAGTTCGCCGACAGCGTCTACTTCTTCGCCGGTGAGACGTTGTACGTCAACCTGTTCATCGCATCGGTGCTGACCTGGCCGGGCCGCGGGATCACCGTCCGGCAGGACACGACGTTCCCGGCGTCGTCCGGGACGAAGCTGACCATCGGCGGGTCCGGGCACATCGCGCTGAAGATCCGCATTCCGCAGTGGACGTCGGGGGCGGTCGTGAAGGTCAACGGCGTCGCCCAGGGCAGTCCGGCGCCGGGGGCCTACTTCACGATCGACCGGACGTGGGCCCCCGGGGACGTGGTCGACGTGTCGGTCCCGGCGTCGCTGACGTTCCCGCGGGCCAACGACGACGCGGGCGTCGGCGCGGCGAAGTACGGTCCGATCGTGCTGGCGGGCCAGTACGGGTCGACGAACCTCGGCGCGCTGCCGACGTTGCAGACGGGGACGGTGAAGCAGGACCCCGCGAACCCACTGCGCTTCACCGGGACGGCGAGCACGGGCGCGGTCACCCTGCTGCCGTTCTACGCCACGCACCACCAGCGGTACACCGTGTACTGGCGGCTGACCGGCACGCCGCCGGCCGGGACGTCGTACGAGGCCGAGGCGGGCACGCTGGGCGGTCAGGCCGCGGTGCGGAGTTCGTCCGGCGCTTCGGGTGGTGCCCTGGTCGGCTATGTGGGCGGTGGTTCGGCGAATTACCTGCAGTTCAACGGCGTGAACTCGACTGCGGGCGCGCATCCGGTGACGATCTTCTACGCGTCCGGTGAGGCGCGTTCGCTGACGGTGAGTGTCAACGGTGGTGCCGCGGTCTCGGTTGCCACGCCGGGCACTGGCGGGTGGGACACGGTCGGGTCGGTGCAGGTGACGCTGACGCTCGCCGCGGGCGCGAACACGATCCGGCTCGGCAACAGCTCGGGCTGGGCGCCGGACATCGACCGGATCGTCGTGGGGTGA
- a CDS encoding alpha/beta hydrolase, with protein MRKPPLVAGLAGVLLLTALPASAAVATRLALPAPTGPHAVGSVDLHLVDPARPDPWVTGTIRELMVTVRYPARSGGGPRTPYQAPEAAKLIAEEDARTLGIAADRLDYTFATHARTGVPAAGGPRPVVLYSPSAKYPRSVGTAQLEQLASEGYVTVAIDHTHEPAAVEFPGGRVERRVLPSGPDAGRQLIATRVADTRFVLDALETLARGGNPDAEQRALPAGLTPDVSRAGMFGHSAGGFTTAETMVSDARLDAGADLDGSMAYSQSNREYGRAADEGLDQPFLLMSAGNHSAASDPSWQEFLAHQRGPVRTQHLPDGEHFSYTDYQTLLPRLGLDPASIAPFTGTVDPDRSTAGQRATLSAFFDCYLKRR; from the coding sequence ATGCGAAAACCACCACTCGTCGCCGGGCTCGCCGGCGTCCTTCTCCTGACCGCGCTCCCCGCCTCCGCGGCCGTGGCCACCCGGCTCGCGTTGCCCGCGCCCACCGGGCCCCATGCCGTGGGCAGCGTCGACCTGCACCTGGTCGACCCCGCGCGGCCGGACCCCTGGGTCACCGGGACGATCCGGGAACTCATGGTGACCGTCCGGTACCCCGCGCGCTCCGGCGGCGGCCCGAGAACTCCCTACCAGGCACCGGAAGCCGCGAAGCTGATCGCCGAGGAAGATGCGCGGACGCTCGGCATCGCCGCCGACCGGCTCGACTACACCTTCGCCACGCACGCCCGCACCGGCGTTCCCGCGGCCGGTGGGCCGCGGCCGGTCGTGCTCTATTCGCCCAGCGCCAAGTACCCCCGCTCGGTCGGGACCGCGCAGCTCGAGCAGCTCGCGAGCGAGGGCTACGTGACGGTGGCGATCGACCACACGCACGAGCCCGCGGCGGTGGAGTTCCCCGGTGGCCGCGTCGAACGGCGGGTGCTGCCCTCCGGCCCCGACGCCGGCCGGCAGCTGATCGCCACGCGCGTGGCGGACACCCGGTTCGTCCTCGACGCGCTGGAAACCCTGGCCCGCGGCGGGAATCCGGACGCCGAGCAGCGCGCGCTCCCGGCCGGGCTGACGCCGGACGTCTCCCGTGCCGGCATGTTCGGCCACTCCGCCGGTGGCTTCACCACCGCCGAGACGATGGTGTCGGACGCCCGCCTCGACGCCGGGGCCGACCTCGACGGCAGCATGGCGTACTCCCAGTCGAACCGCGAATACGGCCGCGCCGCCGACGAAGGCCTCGACCAGCCCTTCCTGCTGATGAGCGCGGGCAACCACAGCGCGGCGTCCGACCCTTCGTGGCAGGAATTCCTCGCCCACCAGCGCGGCCCGGTCCGGACGCAGCACCTCCCGGACGGCGAGCACTTCAGCTACACCGACTACCAGACGCTCCTCCCCCGGCTCGGCCTCGACCCGGCGTCGATCGCGCCGTTCACCGGAACCGTCGACCCGGACCGGAGCACGGCCGGCCAGCGGGCGACCCTCAGCGCATTCTTCGACTGTTATCTCAAACGCAGGTAA
- a CDS encoding family 43 glycosylhydrolase → MTILLTGLFVAAPARAATTFSSTMVNQGSGNCAEVPDASSAVQLVQRGCSSAANQRFTFTPYQNSADVYTIATMTAGSCVDVFGASTADNATVIQYACHSGTNQQFRLQAAGTNTFTVVSVGSGKCVAPAASGTGLVQLPCTTAASGVWRIAAGTSAATFTNPLSQHGPDPWLQYYNGYYYLATTTWNSTITMRKSRTLGGLAAAPDTVVFTLTRPSGAGTMWAPEFHLLTGPNGPRWYLYYVAGREPYDLGTQRIHVLESAGTDPMGPYSFKADLLDPTQDNTWELDPSILQLDGKLYLLGTFYNGSQPNFIRPLSNPWTASGTRHILSSPTYSWETVGGAVNEGAEVLQRNGKTFIVFSASHCSTPDYKLGILTYNGGDPLQQSSWVKSAQPVFQRSAANSVFGPGHNGFFKSPDGTEDWIVYHANNSVNGGCDMNRTTRAQKFTWNADGTPNFGTPVALGTPLPVPSGEPAQ, encoded by the coding sequence GTGACAATTCTGCTGACCGGCCTCTTCGTGGCGGCACCCGCGCGGGCGGCGACCACGTTCAGCAGCACGATGGTGAACCAGGGCAGCGGGAACTGCGCCGAGGTGCCCGACGCGTCGAGCGCGGTGCAGCTCGTCCAGCGCGGCTGCTCTTCCGCGGCGAACCAGCGTTTCACCTTCACGCCTTATCAGAACAGCGCCGACGTCTACACCATTGCGACGATGACGGCGGGCAGCTGCGTCGACGTCTTCGGCGCGTCCACCGCCGACAACGCCACCGTCATCCAGTACGCCTGCCATTCCGGGACGAACCAGCAATTCCGCCTGCAGGCCGCGGGCACGAACACGTTCACGGTCGTCTCGGTCGGTTCCGGGAAGTGCGTCGCCCCGGCGGCGAGCGGCACCGGGCTCGTGCAGCTGCCGTGCACGACGGCGGCGAGCGGCGTCTGGCGGATCGCCGCCGGGACGAGCGCGGCCACCTTCACCAACCCGCTGAGCCAACACGGGCCGGACCCGTGGCTGCAGTACTACAACGGCTACTACTACCTGGCCACGACGACGTGGAACTCGACGATCACCATGCGCAAGTCCCGCACGCTCGGCGGGCTGGCTGCCGCGCCGGACACGGTCGTCTTCACCCTGACCCGGCCCAGCGGCGCCGGGACGATGTGGGCTCCCGAATTCCACCTGCTCACCGGGCCGAACGGGCCGCGCTGGTACCTGTACTACGTCGCCGGCCGGGAACCCTACGACCTCGGGACCCAGCGCATCCACGTGCTCGAAAGCGCCGGCACCGACCCGATGGGGCCGTACAGCTTCAAAGCCGACCTGCTCGACCCCACCCAGGACAACACCTGGGAGCTGGACCCGAGCATCCTGCAGCTCGACGGGAAGCTGTACCTGCTGGGCACGTTCTACAACGGCTCCCAGCCCAACTTCATCCGGCCGCTGTCGAACCCGTGGACGGCGAGCGGAACCCGCCACATCCTGTCGTCGCCGACCTACAGCTGGGAGACCGTGGGCGGCGCGGTCAACGAAGGCGCCGAAGTGCTGCAGCGCAACGGGAAGACGTTCATCGTGTTCTCCGCCAGTCACTGTTCCACTCCCGACTACAAGCTCGGCATCCTGACCTACAACGGCGGCGACCCGCTGCAGCAGTCGTCGTGGGTCAAGTCCGCGCAGCCGGTCTTCCAGCGCAGTGCCGCCAATTCGGTGTTCGGCCCTGGTCACAACGGGTTCTTCAAGTCCCCCGACGGCACCGAGGACTGGATCGTGTACCACGCCAACAACTCCGTGAACGGCGGGTGCGACATGAACCGCACCACCCGCGCCCAGAAGTTCACCTGGAACGCCGACGGCACGCCGAACTTCGGCACCCCGGTGGCCCTCGGCACCCCGCTCCCGGTCCCGTCCGGCGAACCCGCACAGTGA
- a CDS encoding RICIN domain-containing protein: protein MRRPVLLAAALLAAGFAVVVPANAAATFTSTMVNQASGSCATVPNGDSAVQLTQTACTSGAGQSYTFTPASGDAYTIGTFTPGSCVDIYGASTADNATVIQYACHGETNQQFRLQSVGTNTFNVVAVSSGKCITPANNALVQLPCSSASAWRVPGYTPGTSDAYQGIPNLAPNACRNSGLPRSYGTNFQTPNDPYGQGFQNTTAIGWDGNYWPVFSYLSGSFFARGVNTTYNGLCGGMYSFSAYTYGGNPGAQSVQWTEDNGYLPAMTTSRTSGSVGITIKNFADKVTINGSAVMLVYTRVSIKNNGTGSVTVPPGGSGPGLVRLTASTLDTVAAGQTSNHDFVVAVDNFGSGAALPTGSTLSSNAPDYDTAYGQMTSYWNSRLAETNTFSLPNTTLPNTGNLANPGTAMTNAYKAGTVYNLIMQVGKAQFSGANNYNWILNHDVPGELTAKFQTGDFRDARNLLLTARISQQDGWDEVGANWYWDGVWKTMGSWATYLAKTNDTAFVSQYFNDTGSWGPSLRTIARVKYPAQLASDGTLQANFDNDSTGRWLFSNFSALQMLASYKYIATKIGQTAEATWANTAYTSLLNALNTVVGRNQSANGFNYLPCEVDKPNSANRCNTFNDANWASPGWVGQNQWSTMLSGGTLTGIMGDPGQIDRMYQWGFGRLSANGYPFPTFGAFNGYSTAYNTSYSSDGLYSNNYRDLPITSYAWQLKTTTGGPNAWWEANGSGPSSANPWIGSHAGPQFGACPYAWPIAGQQQGLLESLVAEGLAASGSGPYTFTRPLYIGRGVPNAWLTPGQTISVGNLTNTYDVASGSRSTYGVSLAVGGSSGARVVTVTLSGTLPGGAVAIQLPVFLSTGVNSVSGGSYDAATHTVTASANTVTITLAS, encoded by the coding sequence ATGAGACGTCCGGTCTTGCTCGCCGCTGCCCTCTTGGCGGCCGGCTTCGCAGTGGTGGTCCCGGCGAACGCCGCGGCCACGTTCACCAGCACCATGGTCAACCAGGCGAGTGGCAGCTGCGCCACCGTCCCCAACGGCGACAGCGCCGTCCAGCTGACCCAGACGGCCTGCACCTCCGGTGCCGGGCAGTCCTACACCTTCACCCCGGCGTCCGGTGACGCCTACACCATCGGCACCTTCACCCCGGGCAGCTGCGTCGACATCTACGGCGCGTCCACCGCGGACAACGCCACGGTGATCCAGTACGCCTGCCACGGGGAAACCAACCAGCAGTTCCGCCTGCAGTCCGTCGGCACGAACACGTTCAACGTCGTGGCCGTCAGCTCGGGCAAGTGCATCACCCCGGCGAACAACGCGCTCGTCCAGCTGCCGTGTTCGAGCGCGAGCGCCTGGCGCGTCCCCGGGTACACGCCCGGCACGTCCGACGCCTACCAGGGCATCCCGAACCTCGCGCCGAACGCGTGCAGGAACTCCGGGCTGCCGCGGTCGTACGGCACGAACTTCCAGACGCCGAACGACCCCTACGGCCAAGGCTTCCAGAACACGACGGCGATCGGCTGGGACGGCAACTACTGGCCGGTCTTCAGCTACCTGTCCGGCTCGTTCTTCGCCCGCGGCGTGAACACGACGTACAACGGCCTGTGCGGCGGGATGTACTCGTTCAGCGCTTACACCTACGGCGGCAACCCGGGCGCGCAGTCGGTGCAGTGGACCGAGGACAACGGCTACCTGCCGGCGATGACGACGTCCCGGACCTCGGGCAGCGTCGGGATCACCATCAAGAACTTCGCCGACAAGGTGACCATCAACGGGTCCGCGGTCATGCTCGTCTACACGCGGGTGTCCATCAAGAACAACGGCACCGGCTCGGTGACGGTCCCGCCGGGCGGTTCCGGTCCGGGACTCGTCCGGCTCACGGCGTCTACCTTGGACACGGTCGCCGCCGGGCAGACCAGCAACCACGACTTCGTGGTGGCCGTGGACAACTTCGGCAGCGGTGCCGCGCTGCCGACCGGCTCGACGTTGTCGTCGAACGCCCCGGACTACGACACCGCCTACGGCCAGATGACGTCGTACTGGAACTCCCGGCTGGCCGAGACCAACACCTTCAGCCTGCCGAACACGACGCTGCCCAACACCGGGAACCTGGCGAACCCGGGCACCGCGATGACGAACGCCTACAAGGCGGGCACCGTCTACAACCTGATCATGCAGGTGGGCAAGGCGCAGTTCTCCGGCGCCAACAACTACAACTGGATCCTCAACCACGACGTCCCCGGCGAGCTGACCGCCAAGTTCCAGACCGGCGACTTCCGGGACGCGCGCAACCTGCTGCTCACCGCCCGGATCTCCCAGCAGGACGGCTGGGACGAGGTCGGCGCCAACTGGTACTGGGACGGCGTCTGGAAGACGATGGGCTCCTGGGCGACGTACCTGGCGAAGACGAACGACACCGCGTTCGTCAGCCAGTACTTCAACGACACCGGCTCGTGGGGCCCCAGCCTCCGCACCATCGCCCGGGTGAAGTACCCCGCCCAGCTCGCCTCGGACGGGACCCTGCAGGCCAACTTCGACAACGACTCCACCGGGCGCTGGCTGTTCAGCAACTTCTCGGCGTTGCAGATGCTGGCCTCCTACAAGTACATCGCGACCAAGATCGGCCAGACCGCCGAAGCGACGTGGGCGAACACGGCCTACACCTCGCTGCTGAACGCGCTGAACACCGTCGTGGGCCGCAACCAGTCCGCGAACGGGTTCAACTACCTGCCCTGCGAGGTCGACAAGCCCAACAGCGCCAACCGCTGCAACACCTTCAACGACGCCAACTGGGCCTCGCCCGGGTGGGTCGGGCAGAACCAGTGGTCGACGATGCTCTCCGGCGGCACGCTGACCGGCATCATGGGCGACCCCGGCCAGATCGACCGGATGTACCAGTGGGGCTTCGGCCGGCTGTCGGCCAACGGCTACCCGTTCCCGACCTTCGGGGCGTTCAACGGGTACTCGACGGCGTACAACACGTCCTACTCCTCCGACGGGCTGTACTCCAACAACTACCGCGACCTGCCGATCACCAGCTACGCCTGGCAGCTCAAGACCACCACCGGCGGCCCGAACGCCTGGTGGGAGGCCAACGGCAGCGGGCCGAGCTCGGCCAACCCGTGGATCGGCAGCCACGCCGGCCCGCAGTTCGGCGCGTGCCCGTACGCGTGGCCGATCGCCGGGCAGCAGCAGGGCCTGCTGGAGTCGCTGGTGGCCGAAGGCCTGGCGGCGAGCGGCTCCGGGCCGTACACGTTCACCCGGCCGCTCTACATCGGCCGCGGTGTGCCGAACGCCTGGCTCACCCCCGGCCAGACGATCTCGGTGGGCAACCTGACCAACACCTACGACGTGGCCTCGGGCAGCCGGTCCACCTACGGCGTCTCCCTCGCGGTGGGCGGCTCGAGCGGCGCCCGCGTCGTCACGGTGACGCTGTCGGGCACCCTGCCCGGCGGTGCGGTCGCCATCCAGTTGCCGGTGTTCCTCTCCACCGGCGTGAACTCGGTCAGCGGCGGCAGCTACGACGCCGCCACGCACACGGTCACCGCGAGCGCGAACACGGTGACCATCACCCTCGCGAGCTGA
- a CDS encoding beta-L-arabinofuranosidase domain-containing protein: MTERILGPVHPTSTAKSALRPLFLGATAFAPDSLLGGWQARNANRTLPHCVEQLDAAGALDNLRRVTGEVDGDRRNMWFSDSDVYKTLEAAAWQLGRDPGDAELRAFLDTTAALVAKAQEDDGYLNSYFSVDKPDLKWRELHWSHELYCAGHLIQAAVAAARAGVGAQLVTVARRFADLIVERFAAVDDVDGHPEIETALVELYRVTGHRPYLDLALRFLDLRGHGLLDGERFGSRYLQDHVPVRAADEVAGHVVRQLYLLAGVVDVAVETRDDALLESARRLWADAFGAKTYLTGAQGSRHRDEAFGDPYELPPDRAYGETCAAIASFQWNWRLLLATGEGKYADEMERALYNAIAGSTALDGTHFFYSNPLHLRTGHDGSHEDAPSQRLPWYSCACCPPNLARLVASLSGYVATTDPGGLQVHLYAAGTIRTTVDGVDVRVETRTRYPWDGRVELTVTTATPLMLSLRVPGWAGGALIDGVPAEVRDGYAEVRRDWTGGTTVTLELPMAARVVRPHPRIDAVRGCVAVTRGPLVYCLEQADLPHGVALEDVRLDPAAPFSDASRPDVPVALTAPGRVEVPASGALYGAGDTTPGEPVGLTAVPYFLWGNRERGPMRVWIPVATE; this comes from the coding sequence ATGACCGAACGCATCCTCGGGCCCGTCCACCCCACGTCCACCGCGAAGTCGGCGTTGCGGCCGCTGTTCCTCGGCGCCACCGCCTTCGCGCCGGACAGCCTCCTGGGCGGCTGGCAGGCGCGCAACGCGAACCGGACCCTGCCGCACTGCGTGGAGCAGCTCGACGCGGCGGGCGCGCTGGACAACCTCCGCCGCGTCACCGGCGAGGTCGACGGCGACCGCCGCAACATGTGGTTCTCCGACTCCGACGTCTACAAGACCCTCGAAGCCGCCGCCTGGCAGCTCGGCCGCGACCCGGGTGACGCGGAGCTCCGCGCGTTCCTCGACACCACCGCCGCCCTGGTGGCCAAGGCCCAGGAGGACGACGGGTACCTGAACTCCTACTTCAGCGTCGACAAGCCGGACCTGAAGTGGCGGGAGCTGCACTGGAGCCACGAGCTGTACTGCGCGGGCCACCTGATCCAGGCCGCCGTCGCCGCCGCCCGGGCCGGGGTCGGCGCCCAGCTCGTCACGGTCGCCCGCCGCTTCGCGGACCTGATCGTCGAGCGGTTCGCGGCCGTGGACGACGTCGACGGGCACCCGGAAATCGAGACGGCGCTGGTGGAGCTGTACCGCGTGACCGGGCATCGGCCGTACCTCGACCTGGCGCTGCGCTTCCTCGACTTGCGCGGGCACGGCCTGCTCGACGGCGAGCGGTTCGGCTCGCGGTACCTGCAGGACCACGTGCCGGTCCGCGCGGCGGACGAGGTCGCCGGGCACGTCGTGCGCCAGCTCTACCTGCTGGCCGGCGTCGTGGACGTCGCCGTCGAGACCCGGGACGACGCGCTGCTGGAGTCGGCCCGCCGCCTGTGGGCCGACGCGTTCGGGGCCAAGACCTACCTCACCGGTGCCCAGGGCTCCCGCCACCGCGACGAGGCGTTCGGCGACCCGTACGAGCTGCCGCCCGACCGGGCCTACGGCGAGACCTGCGCCGCGATCGCGAGCTTCCAGTGGAACTGGCGGCTGCTGCTGGCCACCGGCGAGGGCAAGTACGCCGACGAGATGGAACGCGCGCTGTACAACGCGATCGCCGGGTCGACCGCCCTCGACGGCACGCACTTCTTCTACTCCAACCCGCTGCACCTGCGGACCGGTCACGACGGCTCGCACGAAGACGCCCCCTCGCAGCGCCTGCCGTGGTACTCGTGCGCCTGCTGCCCGCCCAACCTCGCCCGGCTGGTCGCCTCGCTGTCCGGCTACGTGGCGACCACCGATCCCGGTGGCCTGCAGGTGCACCTGTACGCCGCCGGGACGATCCGGACCACTGTGGACGGTGTCGACGTCCGCGTCGAAACGCGGACCCGGTACCCGTGGGACGGCCGCGTCGAGCTGACCGTGACCACGGCGACCCCGCTCATGCTTTCCCTGCGCGTCCCCGGCTGGGCCGGGGGCGCCCTGATCGACGGCGTCCCCGCCGAGGTCCGCGACGGCTACGCGGAGGTGCGGCGCGACTGGACGGGTGGGACCACGGTGACGCTCGAACTGCCGATGGCCGCCCGCGTCGTCCGGCCGCACCCGCGGATCGACGCCGTGCGCGGCTGCGTCGCCGTGACGCGCGGGCCGCTCGTGTACTGCCTGGAGCAGGCCGACCTCCCGCACGGCGTCGCCCTCGAGGACGTGCGGCTCGACCCGGCGGCGCCGTTCTCGGACGCGTCGCGGCCCGACGTGCCGGTGGCCCTCACCGCGCCCGGCCGGGTCGAGGTCCCCGCGTCGGGCGCGCTGTACGGCGCCGGGGACACCACGCCCGGCGAGCCGGTCGGACTGACCGCCGTCCCGTACTTCCTGTGGGGCAACCGGGAACGCGGCCCGATGCGGGTCTGGATCCCGGTCGCCACCGAGTAG
- a CDS encoding snapalysin family zinc-dependent metalloprotease, giving the protein MSRKFALAGAVALALTVTPLAAGTASAATEQEAAVTTVYYSTASAPTFRSVINAGAANWNRSVTNVRLVERNSGASLRYTEGNDPRGSYASTNGHGSGTIFIDYTQARQYNPTRIAAHETGHALGLPDHYSGPCSELMSGGGPGPSCTNAVPNSAERSRVNSLWANGLVATNAERVYETVYGF; this is encoded by the coding sequence ATGTCGAGGAAGTTCGCCCTGGCCGGCGCCGTCGCGCTCGCCCTGACCGTGACCCCGCTCGCCGCGGGCACCGCGTCGGCCGCCACCGAGCAGGAAGCCGCCGTCACCACGGTCTACTACAGCACCGCCAGCGCACCGACGTTCCGCTCGGTGATCAACGCCGGTGCCGCCAACTGGAACCGCAGCGTCACCAACGTCCGGCTCGTCGAGCGCAACTCCGGCGCCAGCCTGCGCTACACCGAGGGCAACGACCCCCGCGGCTCCTACGCCTCGACCAACGGGCACGGCAGCGGCACCATCTTCATCGACTACACCCAGGCCCGCCAGTACAACCCGACCCGCATCGCGGCGCACGAGACCGGGCACGCCCTCGGGCTGCCCGACCACTACTCGGGTCCGTGCTCCGAGCTGATGTCGGGTGGCGGCCCCGGCCCGTCGTGCACCAACGCGGTGCCCAACAGCGCCGAGCGCAGCCGGGTGAACTCGCTGTGGGCCAACGGTCTCGTCGCGACCAACGCCGAGCGGGTCTACGAAACCGTCTACGGCTTCTGA
- a CDS encoding RICIN domain-containing protein — MARLAASVVLCLVAGLLSVLSASSALAATAFTSTVVDSSSGQCATVPNGNSAVQLTRAGCNSGAGQSFRFTPVSGDVYTVSTFTSGSCVDIYGASTADNAAVIQYACHSGTNQQFRLQATGSAFTLVAVGSGKCVTAVNALLVQLACGTAVAWRLPGYSSGGGDPQNPPEKTVRVWLLRPSDVPFDQRYPDGIANVLREAQRYYRQELGKTFRLTEPVVQVVTGEHVKSWYENTPNGGERYWWAVFNMQQELVRRFGVRDGDSRWINVGEVIAEGQGAGGGGGNGWVILCQHDADGAAGINGPMNRWYGGMVHELGHAFGLPDSTSTDGTPMSASFYDYPNTHFSQSQKNGILNGPYGSFLF, encoded by the coding sequence GTGGCGCGGCTGGCTGCCTCCGTGGTGCTCTGCCTCGTGGCCGGCCTGCTCTCGGTGCTGTCCGCGAGCAGTGCACTGGCCGCGACCGCGTTCACCAGCACGGTGGTCGACTCCTCGAGCGGCCAGTGTGCCACCGTCCCGAACGGGAACAGTGCAGTCCAGCTGACCCGGGCGGGCTGCAATTCCGGCGCGGGGCAGTCGTTCCGGTTCACCCCGGTGTCCGGTGACGTCTACACCGTCAGTACGTTCACCTCGGGCAGCTGCGTGGACATCTACGGCGCGTCCACTGCGGACAATGCCGCGGTGATCCAGTACGCCTGCCACTCCGGGACGAACCAGCAGTTTCGCCTCCAGGCTACGGGAAGCGCTTTCACGCTGGTCGCCGTCGGCTCGGGCAAGTGCGTCACGGCGGTGAACGCGCTGCTCGTCCAGCTGGCCTGCGGCACGGCCGTCGCGTGGCGGCTGCCCGGCTACTCCTCCGGCGGTGGCGATCCGCAGAACCCGCCGGAGAAGACCGTGCGGGTGTGGCTGCTGCGGCCGTCCGACGTGCCCTTCGACCAGCGCTACCCCGACGGCATCGCGAACGTGCTGCGGGAAGCGCAGCGGTACTACCGGCAGGAGCTGGGCAAGACGTTCCGGCTCACCGAGCCCGTCGTCCAGGTCGTCACCGGCGAGCACGTGAAGAGCTGGTACGAGAACACGCCCAACGGCGGCGAACGCTACTGGTGGGCCGTGTTCAACATGCAACAGGAGCTGGTGCGCCGGTTCGGCGTCCGGGACGGGGACAGCCGGTGGATCAACGTCGGCGAGGTCATCGCCGAGGGCCAGGGCGCGGGCGGTGGTGGCGGCAACGGCTGGGTGATCCTCTGCCAGCACGACGCCGACGGCGCGGCCGGGATCAACGGCCCGATGAACCGCTGGTACGGCGGCATGGTGCACGAACTGGGCCACGCCTTCGGCCTGCCGGACTCCACCTCGACCGACGGGACGCCGATGTCGGCGTCGTTCTACGACTACCCGAACACCCACTTCAGCCAGAGCCAGAAGAACGGGATCCTCAACGGCCCGTACGGCTCCTTCCTCTTCTGA